DNA from Musa acuminata AAA Group cultivar baxijiao chromosome BXJ1-5, Cavendish_Baxijiao_AAA, whole genome shotgun sequence:
TATGttgatatatatatttactaGTCAACCCAGCAATGTTGACCTTTGCCGATGACCCATTCAGACGGTCACATTAGAAGCCAACCATTCAACCAAGCCCAGGCAACGAACGCCATCTATCACGGTGGCTAGGAACGTGATCACACGCCCATTTATGGCTTCGATCAATCTGTAACTTCTAATTCGATGGACCCCAGCGGAATGTGCCACAAATGCGTGGTTTGGGTCGAAACATACCCGACGCTAAGAAATGTTTTCCCCGCTCTAATGGGAGAAAACTGTCCTCTACGTGGACCCCACGTGAGCCCCAcagtttcttcttctttagcGGGCAGGTTCGAACACGTAAAAGAAGTATGGCTCGAGTCCGGACGCGGCAGAAAGTCGACTCCCACGTCACAAGCGCTGCTCTCTGGTGGCACTTCAGCAATTAATGCGAGACCTGGTCCTGTTAACACCTATCGTACGTCGGATCAAGATCTAACGCTGAAAACTTGGCTCTCCGCGGTTTGCTCTTTCCTCTTCGGAGGCCGCCAGAATGACCATTCCACCACTGCGCTAATACCATTTTCCACCGCCCGATCAGCATCGGAgcgatcagattgtgatgaggcgCATCAAAATATTGCCGCGAAAGGGTATTTATGTAATTATATGTTCTCGTTCCGACCAAGTCTATTTTATACGTCTCCGTCTTTCACGCACGAACTCTAACCGGCGGAGGAACCGTAACCCTCTCTCAGTGTCGTCTCGACACATCGCTTCTGGAGGAATCCTCCTCCCGGGTAGTAATTCTTTTTGTGGATAGTATTACTCATTAAGATCGATTTTGATTATATTCTTTTGGTTTGATCCAGGTTTCTCTATGTTTTGTACTCGATTTTTTGGGAGTAAAAGGTGGTCTTTTTTTGTTTCTATGGGAACGGAAGACAGTCTGCCACAGCAGCTGAAGGAAATCGATGTCTTTTCTTGTAATTTATGTGCATGCGTGGGTGTGTCCGTGTTGTGACTTTGGAGCCATCGAGTTTTGGCTAATATCTTTGGTTTTATGTTGGCGTCGATTGTGGTTAAATATCGACTTGCAGGAAATTTGTTATATTTTCTCTTTAGTTCTGTTTTCTAGGTTGAATTTACTTATGTTCGTGGCTATTGGCTGGCAAATCCTTCTTTTCtggctttgttttttttttttttgcgattTACATGAGAAAATCTTGCTTTTGCACAACGTGGTTAAAGCTAAGTAGTAGATTCTATTCTGAGATAATAAATAGAAAGATGTGTTTTCTAGTGTTCCTACTTGCATTTTACTTCTGGAGAATTTAATTTTTAGATGAATTTGGACTTAGGAGGTTCTGAATTGGTTACTTtccgaaaaaaaagaaaaagaagattctgAGGTGGTTATGCATTGGCTTATGGTTGATTTACCAGAGGTTCAACTGTTAGATTGACCAACTAGATGATCATTGTGCTGATTGAGCTCTAAATTTTTACAGATTTCCTGTGGACTTCATCTCACAACCCTAATAATCGACAAGCTTAGTGGTTTACTGAACTCCAAGTCTGCAGATTTGGTTTATTTAATGCTATTAGAACCATTCTGTTTCTTGTTTTTGTTTAGAGATCTCATCTGTATTCATGAAACAGTCTCTTTTTGTATATTTCTAGCATATAGCTTGGTTTTTCTCCCTTAAGTTTTCTAGTCTTAACAGACCTATTGGATTGATATATGATTTGAGTTTCTTCCTTTTCCTCTTAATGAATAGTCTTTATATACGCAGATAGCTTGGTGTCTGACTTTATGAAATGAGATTCAGCAATTGCTATTCTCAACAAGCGTCATCCATAATCAATCAAAAAATCAGTTGAAAAATGATTTGAGATTTAAGCAGGCAGGTGTGGTTCAAGCTCTCCAAAATGAAACTGATTTGGGAGTCAATCAGGCAGGCTTGGATCAAGCAGCTTCTAGTTTCCCAGATTCAGAAATAAAAAGGTGTTGATGTAGAGGATCAAATTAGTTTTGTTGATACATTGTCTGAGGATAGTGATTACATGTGGTTATCTTTGGATAGCTTTTTGATAAGCTCTGATGACTTGCAGGATATCTGGGAGTCTGATTGCTTGAATTGGTCTCTGAAAGGTCAGTTATCTTCAATGTCATCATTGCCTGGAAGTTCTGATGTTACTTCAGACAAGAGCAATGAAGCTTTTGTTTATAATGGGTCAAAGTCTATCCCTATAAATGAAATTTCCTTAGTTCTCGGCAGACAATTGGCCATCGAGGTAAAAGATGTGGAGGAATTAATACAAGGAGATGTTGGAAGCCAAGAAAAAGATTCTTCAGTTGcccgtccagagtgccttacttctCACTGTCCTCTACGTGATGACACATCAATCAGCAACAGTTTATGTGCATTTCCTAGTACACATGTGGATACACCATGGGATCTTGATAGAACAGACATATGGGTATCTTCATTGGATCTGGAGAGAGAAGACTCTGAGCTACTAAAGGATAGAGAAGAAGAGTTTGACATTTTTATTTCTGATTTTCCCAGCCCTTCTTTGGGTGCAATGGGACATCTGCAAATTTGGTCTTTGGGTTCTAGATCTCTAATTTCTGGTGGTCAAGAAGAAAAATTCAAAAACACTACTACGGATTCAGATGAACCTCTTTATTGGCCATTTAACCACAGCTTGTACAATGGTCTGGATTTTGAGAAATTTTTATGCCCATCACCTTGTAAGGATGCAAGGAACATTGGCATTGCAGGATTTCCTGGTTCAAAATTAACCAGGTTGAGACTCCATCAGAACAGACTACAAGTTGACAGGAAGGACAGTCAAAGAATTGGAAGAAGGATTACAATTAGTCCGAAACCAAAGGCTGTTACCGCTGAACATGAAACAAGAGATGCGGGCAACGGTGCTCAGAGGTCGGCTCTGATGTCATCAAGGTTGAGCAGATCATTCAAAACTCCTTCCTATCAGCATCCATGGAATATCTCCAAGAGAAGAGGAAGGCCTCAGTTAAAGATAAGTGTCGGGAAATATGGTGGTAGCAGCACTGAGTTGTTGAATCAACCTCTGAAGGAACTTGAATTACATGATTCAGTCTTTGAAGGGAATTCAATTGAAAAAATTGTTGGCCTGAATGAATTTGATGGCCATGAAGGCATCAATGTGGATTGCGAGGAACAGTTTATTCTTCAATCATCTCCTTATAGGGGATTAATTCCTTTGAAAACCATCGAGTGTGTCAGAGGACAGTGTTGATTACAAGGGTGCAACTTTTAGGTTCTGAGCCGTGTAAGATCGACCTTATTCTAGATGGTGTTTTCATTAAGCATGTTGAAGTTTGTGAAAACTGCATTAAATAACAGATGTATTGGTCTCCTTCACACGATTCTATGAAGCATTCTGGATAGCAACAGCCGTTCTAGTTTATTTTGCTTCAGTACATCACTGAAATTTGGAGCAACACAGTGGTGCATTGAATGTGTCGGTGATTGATCACACAAGAACAGCATTTGAGGTGATTACTCATCATTTTAAGTAATAGTTAAACAAAAGAACGGCAGTAGTCAAACTCTCAGTTAGTAAAGTCAAAAGGCAACTTTCCTGTCTGTAGCGAAGGAGTGGTGCATTAATTAGTTATTATTACATTCATAAGTCCACAGTCTAATAGTGTAATCTGCTTCCCATGTCTCTTACCACCATTGAGCATGAGTTTGATGCTTGTTTTGAAAGAAAAGCATCATCTGAAACAATAGTGATTTCTAAGTCGATATGGCTTTTCTCAGATGAGCAGTGTCTATGTGGCCCTGTTGTGCTCTAGTGAGGTGTGCAAGTCTCTCGACCGGCATCGTAGATGTATTTTACAAACATTTTAATCTCTGGAGTTATACATTACTTTATATGAATTTAGATGTACAATATGTGTATGTTATTGCGATTCATCCTTGATGGTTAAGCTAATTTTTTACCCTTAAAACTCCATGCAAAAGGAGAATTGGTGGTTGAATACAGATAATGCACATAACTATAAGCTGCTTGGCATTAGATATTTTCATCTGAACATAGGAAAACTTGATATCATGTTCCCTGTTGCTTTGAGAAAACTCATTTCTAGGTCAATTTGAATCCTTGAAAGTTGCAAACACTTGATATCATGTTCCCAAGACTTGCTTGTGTGGAGAGAAATGTTGGTCTGACACAGTGAAGGTGCACAACCGATCCACAACTCACTCATTGGCTTGAAGCTGCCAGTGACCAACCAAAACATGATGCATTATAGAAATTCTCAATGTTTTAGAAATTTCAATCCAACTCTGGTTATAGACTCTGGACAATTCCGAACAAGAACAGCATACATATATGAATCAACTCAGAACATGTCTGACTAATGAATGTTGATCCAATGTACATACTAAATTGATAATACAGCATTGGTTGTGATGGGAAGCTGAACTCCTCCTAGTGGCAGAGCCTTGTTTCGCACCGTGGTTACACCCTTGTCTCTGACCCATTCATCATTCTTCACAGAGTGTGTGCTGT
Protein-coding regions in this window:
- the LOC135583988 gene encoding uncharacterized protein LOC135583988; translation: MSSLPGSSDVTSDKSNEAFVYNGSKSIPINEISLVLGRQLAIEVKDVEELIQGDVGSQEKDSSVARPECLTSHCPLRDDTSISNSLCAFPSTHVDTPWDLDRTDIWVSSLDLEREDSELLKDREEEFDIFISDFPSPSLGAMGHLQIWSLGSRSLISGGQEEKFKNTTTDSDEPLYWPFNHSLYNGLDFEKFLCPSPCKDARNIGIAGFPGSKLTRLRLHQNRLQVDRKDSQRIGRRITISPKPKAVTAEHETRDAGNGAQRSALMSSRLSRSFKTPSYQHPWNISKRRGRPQLKISVGKYGGSSTELLNQPLKELELHDSVFEGNSIEKIVGLNEFDGHEGINVDCEEQFILQSSPYRGLIPLKTIECVRGQC